The following is a genomic window from Leptidea sinapis chromosome 1, ilLepSina1.1, whole genome shotgun sequence.
ttgagaaaataagtgccttttatgccttttaaatacCACCAAACATGCGTTATATCACTCAAAACGAGGTATCTAAAAagtgaataataaatttttttctacaacagttttatttaaCACACGTGAGTTTATCTCAACCAAGTCTCTTTCGCCGGAACGTGCTGtaaaaaacattgttttaaaaaaaatgtgttttccATTGCCAATTGAATTGTACCTACAAATATGGCTTTTGTTTTCAGATAACTGCAGCTCTTCTACAGTTAGAAGTTTCTTCTCGACCAGCCACTAATGAGTAAGTTCCGAAAGAAAATTTGACAATCTAGGCAATATAAACacctattaatataattttttaggtttttaatttttggtaaaGCAAAACAAGCGTGTATttctagttatttatgcaaccgTTGTGTAATAAGGGTATTAAATCACGAATGtaggtttatcacacgaggcgaagccgagatTAGTgttacatgagtgttttaatgcctAATAATCAATAGtggcatacaagactttatctacacccataatatgaatcctctaaaagattctgaaacagtaaacttactgcttacattaaaacagacagtcctagtagtaacctaacaATATATCATGCGACGTTCTACTAACGCGTGTGAaagcgcgtaaacgaaaatgttcttttgtTGACATTCATATAGATACCACGAATCGAGCAATAagaactaatatatataataataaaaaacaaaggagtgttattaagaaattcagtacaacattacatcatccgtttggatgatgtactggttattaggacattggatgttttaatgttggcaataaggtaactatttcagaatctttaatagaggatttaaagcatggatgtagataaaataaataataaactaacgATCTGTACAGTAATAAATGAATCCATTTTTTATATCGGTTATTTGACGTGACTAATACATACACTGCTTTAAATAGAAGGAAGGTGCACATAttaaactaacaaataaaacctAATCAAGTTTGGAGCTgtataaaaactttaatattttgtagTTCGGGTTCAGGTATGCTATTGTACAATTATTTGCTTCTAGTTTTGCTGTAAATTGATTAATTAGTCTAATATTATGACGTTATTAATACAACTCCATTTTTCAGGTCGACACAAACTGTAGATATAATACCAAATGAAACTGTAGAATTAAATGTTGCAGACAAAGAACGGTCAATTTTTTATGAGCCGGAAATTAATGATAAAGTAGAAAGTCAATCAGCTCGAGACATTGTTAATAAAATCAAAGTTATAAATGACGGGCTTAAAAAGCCATATAGGcctcaaattaattttaataacccaCAATCTGGAGAAGTTGTTGCAATAGAtggagaaaatttaaaaaaaattctagatGCGATAGCTCTGGGTAAATTACAAAGCAAAAGTGAGAGCGTTAGTCAATATGAAAGTAATATAATACAACAAAAAGAGGAAGAAAAATTTAAGCGTTTTTTGGATTCCAGAGCATTAAGAGCAGAAGCTAATATAAATTCAGCCATGATGCCCACGATGCCTATCCCTTACATTACGTCTATGCCAGTGGTTGTTATGCCTCATAACTTAGATGGCTATAACCGACACTATACAGTGaacaataatttgaaatataataccAATAATGAAATCTATCAAACACGTCAGGAGCCCAGCTTTCCAAGTTTTACATCATTTCTACAGTGGCCATTTGCAAGCGTCTTtccatttataataaaagatcCATTTTTAACATTCTCCCAGGGTGGTggctttaataatttatttgaatatggaCAGAATGCTGATGTTTGTACAAGAAAACAGAAATCTGAAAGGGATGaagatgaaaatgaaaatgaaaacagtatatttttaaCACCTAGTGATGGAACTATGAACACAAGGCGTGCTCGAGGTCTACGCAAGCGTAACATTCCTAATGGATCACCTAGTCAGAAATTAGAAAGTGGTAAAAAGGCTAAAAAAGTATATGTAACCAGACCTGTATCTACAAAGAAAACAACTAAAAAGCCTTACATTGTTGAGGAAGTGGAAGAAGTAAAAAATGAAGATGTGGAAGGAGATTTAAAATTTCCCTTTGGTGGATTCTCATTTTTTGGAGATAAAAGACCTGTTGCTCCCAGCCCAGGGTTTTTCATTAATAGATTACGAGTAAGAAAAGGTGGTGTTGCCATTGCTGGACCTGGTGGTGTAGCAACAGCGGGCAGAGGAGGAACAGCCATTGTTGGAGCCGGTGGGTTAGCTTACACACAACCTGGTGGTTTAGCTGTGGCTGGACCTTCAGCTAGGGTTGTAGCGCTATCATCTGATGTAGATCTTAATTCATTTGTTTCGAGACTTCaaaaagaccaaaacgaatcaATTCCTATTGCAAAACAACCTATTAGAGAAGGAAAATTAGTTGCAACTGGACCTGTAGTTTATTATCATCCTATCGAACAAACATGAtccttttcttttcttttataagttttagttcactaatattttaattttttggtaaATAGATCGAATGGGCCAGAAGAAAGCAGTCTAATTCCAAAGCCGGAATACTACAAATTCGATGAAAATGGTTTCTTAAAAACAGAAGACGAAGACAAAGATTCCGAATATCATCTTTATTTGAGTCCCTCAGCTCTAGCTGTTAGTGGACTCAAAGGTACAGCTGTCGCTAACCCTATATCACAAGTTGTTGTACGTCGTGGACAAACAGTCAGTATTGCTTACAAACCGAAGGCAACTGCAATTGTTGGCGCAGGAGGTATTGCCCATGCGCAGTCGGATCTctatatttatgaatataagcCCCCCATGGATAATAATGATGAACAAACAATTGGATGATAATTTGAAAGAAAATGTTGACCTACTCTTGACAttgtttttcaatatttattttacagttcaatgtttgtaataatttaaagtactaaattattaaaaagataCAACGTAGTCACAgtgtttcattttatatttattaagacaaGTAGTCACATAACCAAAACGTTACTTATTTTTATGTCGAACTAAAAACTAGTCtagttatacataatattataatgtatttttttttgtaacattaaataaacaattaaactcACAGGGTGAGggactaaaataaaattagcaaaatattatttttttccaaattaaAGTAAACTGCGGTGTAAGTAAAAATGGGGATAGAACATTTTCAGAATATGGATATAATTATGTTGCTCCTTTCAAAAGGAAATTTGTTGCACATACaacaatttttgtaaattttatgctTCAGTTCAATATCACAAGTGTAGCAAGTGAGTGTGGGAGttggtgaaaataataaaaagccaatttatcaaaaaatatataattaattattttatttcgatgGAGAAAATAAAGGCTTAAGATGTCAATGTGGCTGAAAACACAAAGGTCTTTTTTCCTAATTATTTTTTGGGTGAACTAAGAATTTTTTCctgttaattatttaagttttttactTGATGAGAGAAATAGTTAaatacttaaacaaaaaaaatacgtatTTCAAAGAAtcattaatacaataataattgaacAAAGTTGTCAAGATCATGATATgtgagataaaaaaaatatcacaaaatattcCTTTTCAAATTAGATAAAGTAAAAGTAATGAGAATATGAACATGAACAAGATTATACCTAAATAAcggtattttaattaatacgtcATGTAGGTACAGTGAGTATAATACTCTATTTATCTAAATGGTTTAAgttctttctaaaaaaaatGAACACTTATTAATGAAACCGAAAGCTAGCGATTgtggagaaaataaatatattaattatatatttatttatgatgaaatagttttattttcttaattgtaGTGATTCAACTCAATATCTTCCATTTTATGGTGGAGCCAAAGGCCAATATCTAGAAATTAAGAAGGATATAAAAGGATCAATATTGAGTGAGAAAATAGTACCAGAAGACATGATTAGCAATGAGAATATCATCAAAAACAGTGAAGGGAATATTCAGTCAAAAGTACTGGCCGCAAATTTACAAAATCTTAAAACTTATTCTACGAATCTCATTAAATTGCATAACTTGGGAAGAAAACTAGGATTtttaggtaacactgaaaaatCAAGATTTAAAAGCCAACTGATGTCACTTAGTGAGGCTGCATCAAATGCTATTAAAATCATTGATGAAATAGGAGATGATGTTGATTCACTTTTCAAGCAAACTAATCCAGCTACTTCCCAAATTAAAAACTACGACGATGACGTAAGTGttgaaatgttttttctttttataaataataagccTTTTCTATCAGTACACATGTCATATAAACCTTGAAAATACGTTTCCAAAACCTCTTTTGCACTATGGACATAAACTTGCATAAATTTAGATtgaaaggaggatggcgagaatggacccacataatttaaaaattaaggaagcatcgaacaagtacaagtttatatttattataaacttaagtttatacgatgtttatacaagagttattgaggcgctaagatatgggagtcaaaagaaataaattattataatttattaaaaaaataagtcatcttgcactaacggaacgttttgcgcaattgaTATCTACATTTTTTCATATGACAGTCATTTTTTATATGGACGTTTTGATACCATCAAATACCTATTCAATCGGTAATTCCGTAGTAAAtcaaaataagattattattgttttttgatactaaaatcCGTAGGTTAGTTTCGAAAAGTATCAGTAGGTAAATAGTAAAAGATTCGATaagaatgaattgtgaatcctcaattataagctgctggccaaccttccacatatatattatattatcttttagcagacagtaattaggcatagacataagatacaaatgattgattgaacaataggtattgattaataattttaggttttttCTTACATTTAGATATATCATTTTTCTTCCACTATTTTAGACTTACatacgatttgcttttttcttagttttgttacgttctacaataATCAATAAGTTTCCATTATGTACGCCAtttctttcagtgggtcccaaaacacatgcattctcgccatcctcctttgaGTTGGTAGCATTTCCTTTTTACTAGTAAGGatagatagaaataaatttgtcaTTGAACGTAGATTTTAAGTCTATTACGCTttgtaataactaattatattcTGATCactttgttataatttaatgtgtatgccaatatttttttttatatttcagctCATAATAGTACGATCTCGAAATCCAGGCCATATAAGAGAaagaatatgaaataaataagaacTCAGGATCTTGAAGATCTATttgtttatacattttattaaattaattacaggtTGGAGAAGAAGGTGTAAGCGTTggtgccgatgaaccccaacAAGACTATATTATGGATGGTGCTAATATTGCAGAAGCAAAACCAATCGGTGCGTTATCATAATAAAACcttaatattatacaagattGCAAGCATGCCGATAAGTCTGTTAAATTCATAATCGTTTACAAAATCTTTTTAAATCAAGTTGGTATTTATTAAAGCGCATATACTGacatacttaatttaaatttagaataatatataagtcTTCTTTTACTAACTATAGGTCTAGCAGTCGTTGGAGAAAATGGATTGGCAGCATCTCGACCAATAGCAAATGCAGTAGCTTCCACCGGTGTAGCTATAGCTCAACCTATCGCAACAGCCATTGCTGGTATTGACCCTTCTTTACTAGGAATTAATTTTCCAGAAAACTACAATCAACAAAGTGGTAGAACCAATAAAGAAAGATTGTATAAGTCCATTAATATTGCTTCTTAATTAAACTGTGACGTCAAAATCTAATGATTGCAATATTATTTCCTAAAGGTCTAACCTGAAACAGCtttttaaaatgtgatgttactgtagtaaaaattaaaaatatatttggaatTTAATTCctcttaaactaatattatttggaaataaacttgtaaaataatattgtgttttgaATCCTCGATTTTAGAGGGctctttatataaatttatatatttgtttttaaaaataacatatgacATGAGAGGTTGGGAGC
Proteins encoded in this region:
- the LOC126964953 gene encoding uncharacterized protein LOC126964953; its protein translation is MAQKYILFLITAALLQLEVSSRPATNESTQTVDIIPNETVELNVADKERSIFYEPEINDKVESQSARDIVNKIKVINDGLKKPYRPQINFNNPQSGEVVAIDGENLKKILDAIALGKLQSKSESVSQYESNIIQQKEEEKFKRFLDSRALRAEANINSAMMPTMPIPYITSMPVVVMPHNLDGYNRHYTVNNNLKYNTNNEIYQTRQEPSFPSFTSFLQWPFASVFPFIIKDPFLTFSQGGGFNNLFEYGQNADVCTRKQKSERDEDENENENSIFLTPSDGTMNTRRARGLRKRNIPNGSPSQKLESGKKAKKVYVTRPVSTKKTTKKPYIVEEVEEVKNEDVEGDLKFPFGGFSFFGDKRPVAPSPGFFINRLRVRKGGVAIAGPGGVATAGRGGTAIVGAGGLAYTQPGGLAVAGPSARVVALSSDVDLNSFVSRLQKDQNESIPIAKQPIREGKLVATGPVVYYHPIEQTRSNGPEESSLIPKPEYYKFDENGFLKTEDEDKDSEYHLYLSPSALAVSGLKGTAVANPISQVVVRRGQTVSIAYKPKATAIVGAGGIAHADSTQYLPFYGGAKGQYLEIKKDIKGSILSEKIVPEDMISNENIIKNSEGNIQSKVLAANLQNLKTYSTNLIKLHNLGRKLGFLGNTEKSRFKSQLMSLSEAASNAIKIIDEIGDDVDSLFKQTNPATSQIKNYDDDVGEEGVSVGADEPQQDYIMDGANIAEAKPIGLAVVGENGLAASRPIANAVASTGVAIAQPIATAIAGIDPSLLGINFPENYNQQSGRTNKERLYKSINIAS